One Algoriphagus sp. Y33 genomic window, GGGTTAAGCTATTCCCAAGGTATCTGCTTTAGTATTTTTGAGGCTTATTTCACTTCTTTTTCCAGAATTATTTCTTCAAATTCTCCAGTGCTCGGATTAAGGTAGTATTTTACTTTTTGCTTTTTGGCGTTGGAATTTTCAATCCCGGAAGCAATTCCAGCACCAATTAGGCCACCGATCATAGCTCCTGTCGATAGGCTTTGATAATCGGGAACCCCATATCCATAGAAGTAAAGTTTATATTTTTCAATAGTCAATGGGAAGAACTCTTTTTGGTGATAAACATAAATCTGTCCATCAAGGGCAATTGCCCATACTTTTTTAACTTTTTGGGCTGACTCTTGAAATTTTGGGATCACTTCAAATGTTCCATTCCAAGGATTTGCTTTCCTTTCTTTCTTTTCGATATAGAAATCTTCCGTGTTCGAAGGCGAGTTATTTTTCAATTCTTCATAATCCGCATAAATACCGGTTTTGATTTCTTGAAGAAACACCGGGAAGCTATATTTTAAAGAATCGGAAATCTGCGTGAATGATCCATCTGAGGGCAATGCTAAAAAATTTTCTGTGTCGGACAAATCAACCAAAGCTAGTTTCTCAAAGCTCAATTTAAAGGCACTCGCAATATTGTGAGGATGTTTTTTAGTTACATCCATTCCGGTAACTTCAGTAGTCACTGATGTTTGTAAGGCCATAAATTTTTGAGAT contains:
- a CDS encoding DUF6563 family protein, whose protein sequence is MILRISLITICLVFVWNIASSQTHFFTLTGQQIDLPNYSFNVTKVIDERVDKSNIGWTQKGMANIKVNAGFTDSFENEIIDFINHNLRANGPNIQLIVRKLKISEKTGLSKETGFCELAIDFLLEEESQKFMALQTSVTTEVTGMDVTKKHPHNIASAFKLSFEKLALVDLSDTENFLALPSDGSFTQISDSLKYSFPVFLQEIKTGIYADYEELKNNSPSNTEDFYIEKKERKANPWNGTFEVIPKFQESAQKVKKVWAIALDGQIYVYHQKEFFPLTIEKYKLYFYGYGVPDYQSLSTGAMIGGLIGAGIASGIENSNAKKQKVKYYLNPSTGEFEEIILEKEVK